A stretch of the Myxococcus guangdongensis genome encodes the following:
- a CDS encoding Uma2 family endonuclease: MMHAERMNESLIDKSLYKALEALPEHVVGEIIDGELHVSPSLPPVYGVVVFRLVVELGSFDDGFARRGPGGWVLLPKPELHLGPNVLVPDLAAWRRERMPELPMVVGMTTPPDWLCEVLSPSTASRDRGAKMNLYARAGVKHLWLLDPRQQQLEVYRLEAGRWTPCATHTGAVSIRAEPFAAQNMNLGSLFER, translated from the coding sequence ATGATGCATGCTGAACGGATGAACGAGTCGCTCATCGACAAGAGCCTCTACAAGGCACTTGAGGCTCTCCCCGAACATGTTGTGGGAGAGATCATCGACGGCGAGCTGCATGTCAGTCCGAGCCTCCCACCCGTCTACGGAGTCGTGGTCTTCCGTCTGGTCGTTGAGTTGGGCTCTTTCGACGACGGCTTCGCTCGGCGAGGCCCCGGAGGATGGGTCTTGCTTCCCAAGCCCGAGCTGCATCTGGGTCCGAACGTGCTCGTGCCGGACCTGGCCGCGTGGCGACGCGAGCGCATGCCCGAGCTTCCCATGGTCGTGGGGATGACGACCCCTCCCGATTGGCTGTGTGAGGTCCTCTCCCCTTCCACGGCATCCCGAGACCGGGGCGCGAAGATGAACCTGTATGCGCGAGCGGGCGTGAAGCACCTGTGGCTGTTGGACCCACGCCAGCAGCAACTGGAGGTCTACCGGCTGGAGGCCGGGCGTTGGACGCCCTGCGCCACACACACCGGCGCCGTGAGCATCCGGGCCGAGCCCTTCGCCGCTCAAAACATGAATCTCGGTTCACTTTTCGAGCGCTGA
- a CDS encoding SDR family oxidoreductase codes for MNVLVTGATAGFGLAIARRFIQEGARVIATGRRTELLEKVRAELGERLLPVTLDVTDREAVKRVVDGLPAEFAEVDVLVNNAGLALGLEPAQSAKLEDWEVMVDTNVKGLMYCTHAVLPGMVARNRGHIVNMGSVAADYPYPGGNIYGATKAFVQQFSLNLRADLLGTAVRVTDIEPGLVGGTEFSNVRFRGDDTRAASVYANTQPLTPEDIADTVHWVATRPAHVNINVMSLMPVAQAFGPLAVKRQS; via the coding sequence ATGAACGTGCTGGTTACGGGAGCCACGGCCGGGTTCGGCCTGGCCATCGCGCGACGCTTCATCCAGGAGGGCGCGCGGGTCATCGCCACCGGACGCCGCACGGAGTTGCTGGAGAAGGTGCGCGCGGAGCTGGGGGAGCGGCTGTTGCCGGTGACGCTCGACGTGACGGACCGGGAGGCGGTGAAGCGGGTGGTCGACGGGTTGCCCGCCGAGTTCGCCGAGGTGGACGTGTTGGTGAACAACGCGGGCCTGGCGTTGGGGTTGGAGCCCGCGCAGTCGGCGAAGCTCGAGGACTGGGAGGTGATGGTCGACACGAACGTGAAGGGGCTCATGTACTGCACGCACGCGGTGCTGCCCGGGATGGTGGCGCGCAACCGGGGGCACATCGTGAACATGGGCTCGGTGGCCGCGGACTATCCGTATCCAGGTGGCAACATCTACGGGGCCACCAAGGCGTTCGTGCAGCAGTTCAGCCTGAACCTGCGCGCGGACCTGCTGGGCACGGCGGTGCGCGTGACGGACATCGAGCCCGGGCTCGTGGGCGGCACGGAGTTCTCCAACGTCCGCTTCCGCGGTGACGACACCCGCGCCGCGTCGGTGTACGCCAACACGCAGCCGCTGACGCCCGAGGACATCGCGGACACGGTGCACTGGGTGGCGACGCGGCCCGCCCACGTGAACATCAACGTCATGTCGCTGATGCCCGTGGCGCAGGCCTTCGGGCCGCTCGCGGTGAAGCGCCAGAGCTGA
- a CDS encoding right-handed parallel beta-helix repeat-containing protein: MRQRLPLMTACCSVALLALLACNGKSELTQNTGSRPSPDGTPSTGTGNPPAPTTPTTPTNPTPEPSSPDPEEPSEPTPTPQEPTPEPQPQPPPEPPKPSYTRILWVAPSGSDSASGTETAPLRTVTRALTLIAPGEAIYLKTGNYAERLKLEERGGSEAKPLTVKAAPGHAPVVKPSGESALVDVRGAYWTVEGLTLDAAGSSTFAVLWRGTAAHHGVLRDCVAKNGTAGAGLNVSEKAHDILIEGNTISNFNRGSSDSHGVIVQTTSKNVVVRGNDIHHNSGDAVQCIGPEGGATVSGTPFDNLLVEDNELHENRENGVDVKTCTRVTLRNNIIWGHKSTSSSRGEGIVIHLSASDVTVEDNVLYGNGRGINIGGNRVNGPPARIVIRRNLIRDGLGGNEDGGGIRVDTTHDVKVQHNTVWNMPGPCITFGHGDTGPSASLDVRNNVFAGCAVNVRAGSGRSGAVVDGNLYFRASGAAVFNVDGSDTGLSDWRSRTGLDKRSLEKTPAFVNIDTGDFRLGANSAGRNAGLGLGLTFCGAAPDLGAFESDCP, encoded by the coding sequence ATGCGCCAACGCTTACCGCTGATGACGGCTTGCTGCTCCGTGGCCCTGCTTGCCCTCCTCGCCTGCAACGGCAAGAGCGAGCTGACGCAGAACACGGGCTCGAGGCCGTCTCCGGACGGCACACCCTCGACGGGCACCGGGAACCCACCCGCGCCCACCACTCCCACGACGCCGACGAACCCCACCCCCGAACCCTCCTCGCCCGACCCCGAGGAGCCCTCCGAACCCACCCCCACACCCCAAGAGCCCACGCCGGAGCCGCAGCCGCAGCCGCCCCCCGAGCCGCCGAAGCCCAGCTACACGCGCATCCTCTGGGTGGCGCCCTCCGGCAGCGACAGCGCGTCCGGTACCGAGACCGCGCCCCTGCGCACCGTGACGCGCGCCCTGACGCTCATCGCGCCGGGCGAGGCCATCTATCTGAAGACAGGCAACTACGCCGAGCGCCTCAAGCTGGAGGAGCGAGGAGGCTCGGAGGCGAAGCCGCTCACCGTGAAGGCGGCGCCGGGCCACGCGCCCGTGGTGAAGCCCAGCGGTGAATCCGCGCTGGTGGACGTGCGCGGCGCGTACTGGACCGTGGAGGGCCTCACGCTGGACGCGGCGGGCAGCTCCACCTTCGCCGTGCTGTGGCGGGGCACCGCCGCGCACCACGGCGTGCTGCGCGACTGCGTGGCGAAGAACGGCACCGCGGGCGCGGGGCTCAACGTGTCGGAGAAGGCCCACGACATCCTCATCGAGGGCAACACCATCTCGAACTTCAACCGTGGCAGCAGCGACAGCCACGGCGTCATCGTCCAGACGACGTCCAAGAACGTGGTGGTGCGCGGCAATGACATCCACCACAACTCCGGCGACGCCGTGCAGTGCATCGGCCCCGAGGGCGGCGCCACCGTGTCCGGCACCCCGTTCGACAATCTGCTCGTGGAGGACAACGAGCTGCACGAGAACCGGGAGAACGGCGTGGACGTGAAGACGTGCACCCGCGTCACCCTGCGCAACAACATCATCTGGGGCCACAAGTCCACGTCGTCCTCGCGCGGCGAGGGCATCGTCATCCACCTGTCCGCGTCCGACGTGACGGTGGAGGACAACGTGCTCTACGGCAACGGCCGAGGCATCAACATCGGCGGCAACCGGGTGAACGGTCCGCCCGCGCGCATCGTCATCCGCCGCAACCTCATCCGCGACGGCCTGGGCGGCAACGAGGACGGCGGCGGCATCCGCGTGGACACCACCCATGACGTCAAGGTGCAGCACAACACGGTGTGGAACATGCCCGGGCCGTGCATCACCTTCGGCCACGGCGACACCGGGCCGAGCGCCAGCCTGGACGTGCGCAACAACGTGTTCGCGGGCTGCGCGGTGAATGTGCGCGCGGGCTCGGGGCGCTCGGGCGCGGTGGTGGACGGCAACCTCTACTTCCGCGCGTCGGGGGCGGCCGTGTTCAACGTGGATGGCTCGGACACGGGGCTTTCGGACTGGCGCTCGCGCACGGGTCTGGACAAGCGCTCGTTGGAGAAGACCCCGGCCTTCGTCAACATCGACACCGGGGACTTCCGTCTGGGAGCGAACTCAGCGGGCCGCAACGCGGGTCTGGGGTTGGGATTGACCTTCTGTGGCGCGGCCCCCGACCTGGGGGCATTCGAGTCGGACTGCCCCTGA
- a CDS encoding PAS domain S-box protein: protein MEGAALVLVDLTALGGGPDLQALLDSPRASHVTLVALVEPTERGFAAAEPLRPADVLTVPVAAHELIFRLQRAAGRHLERESQERGQEDLSLLLELTADYAETSDVEALLHGVTRRLAEKLDIARATLVMLGRNADEGVIVAASDDPTLKDLRIELSRYPEIREVVRTGRPVVMEEAPTHPLLGDVERRAVAARGIHAIAALPLPIRGEVRGVLLLRAAGRRRTFTPREIDFLTTVAHATAVALRNASVLQLVRGQTEAEKTARLAAEEQAASFKPYQLFFAHVSEGVAILDDKASVLSLNPSGAAMLDYPAPEARGRHLHQVTQPVDDGVLMELVTAASRGEARSGVDVEVCTATGRKLTLSMSAAPLRDEDAATILSFRDVTDARRLEDELRQTKDFLERLIDSSVDAIIAADLKGRIILFNKGAEALCGYTAQEAMANLTVEQLYPPGVARRIMSTLRGAEHGGKGRMSLTREDLVHRTGERVPVNMTASIVYEGGREAFSVGIFTDMRDRMKLERKLSDAETRLEESEKSAVIVALAGTAAHELNQPLTSVMGYAELLKRKLKEEDFAWKPVDIIYREAERMAEIVRKIGKITRYETKAYMGEQQILDLDKATSHED from the coding sequence ATGGAGGGCGCCGCCCTGGTGCTGGTGGACCTCACCGCGCTGGGCGGTGGCCCGGACCTCCAGGCCCTGCTCGACTCACCGCGCGCCTCGCACGTCACCCTGGTGGCGCTGGTGGAGCCCACCGAGCGGGGCTTCGCCGCCGCCGAGCCGCTGCGCCCCGCGGACGTGCTCACGGTGCCGGTGGCCGCGCACGAGCTCATCTTCCGCCTCCAGCGCGCCGCCGGACGGCACCTGGAGCGCGAGTCCCAGGAGCGGGGTCAGGAAGATTTGTCGCTCCTGTTGGAGCTGACGGCGGACTACGCCGAGACGTCGGACGTGGAGGCGCTCCTGCACGGCGTCACCCGGCGTCTGGCGGAGAAGCTGGACATCGCGCGTGCCACGCTGGTGATGCTCGGCCGCAACGCGGACGAGGGCGTCATCGTCGCGGCGAGCGATGACCCGACGCTCAAGGACTTGCGCATCGAGCTGTCGCGCTACCCGGAGATTCGCGAGGTGGTGCGCACCGGTCGCCCGGTGGTGATGGAAGAGGCGCCCACGCATCCGCTCCTGGGAGACGTGGAGCGGCGCGCGGTGGCGGCCCGAGGCATCCACGCCATCGCCGCGCTGCCCCTGCCCATCCGAGGCGAGGTGCGGGGCGTGCTGCTGTTGCGCGCGGCGGGACGGCGGCGCACCTTCACGCCTCGCGAAATCGACTTCCTCACCACGGTGGCTCACGCCACGGCGGTGGCGCTGCGAAACGCGTCGGTGTTGCAGCTGGTGCGTGGGCAGACGGAGGCGGAGAAGACGGCGCGTCTGGCGGCCGAGGAGCAGGCGGCGTCCTTCAAGCCCTACCAGCTCTTCTTCGCGCACGTCAGCGAGGGCGTGGCCATCCTCGACGACAAGGCGAGCGTGCTGTCGCTCAACCCCTCCGGCGCGGCGATGCTGGACTATCCGGCGCCCGAGGCGCGGGGGCGACACCTGCACCAGGTGACGCAGCCGGTGGACGACGGCGTGCTGATGGAGCTGGTGACAGCGGCGTCGCGCGGCGAGGCGCGCTCGGGCGTGGACGTGGAGGTGTGCACGGCCACGGGGCGCAAGCTGACGCTGTCGATGTCGGCGGCGCCGCTGCGCGACGAGGACGCGGCCACCATCCTGTCGTTCCGCGACGTCACCGACGCGCGGCGGCTGGAGGACGAGCTGCGTCAGACCAAGGACTTCCTGGAGCGGCTCATCGACTCGTCGGTGGACGCCATCATCGCCGCGGACCTGAAGGGGCGCATCATCCTCTTCAACAAGGGCGCGGAGGCGCTGTGCGGCTACACCGCGCAGGAGGCGATGGCGAACCTCACCGTGGAGCAGCTCTATCCACCCGGCGTGGCGCGGCGAATCATGTCCACGCTCAGGGGGGCGGAGCACGGCGGCAAGGGCCGCATGTCGCTGACGCGCGAGGACCTGGTGCACCGCACCGGTGAGCGGGTGCCGGTGAACATGACGGCGTCCATCGTGTACGAGGGCGGACGCGAGGCGTTCAGCGTCGGCATCTTCACGGACATGCGCGACCGGATGAAGCTGGAGCGCAAGCTGTCGGACGCGGAGACGCGGCTGGAGGAGAGCGAGAAGAGCGCCGTCATCGTCGCGCTCGCCGGCACCGCGGCGCACGAGCTGAACCAGCCGCTGACCTCGGTCATGGGGTACGCGGAGCTGCTCAAGCGCAAGCTGAAGGAAGAAGACTTCGCCTGGAAGCCGGTGGACATCATCTACCGCGAGGCGGAGCGCATGGCGGAGATCGTCCGGAAGATTGGGAAGATCACCCGCTACGAGACCAAGGCCTACATGGGGGAGCAGCAGATTCTCGACCTGGACAAGGCGACCTCCCATGAAGACTGA
- a CDS encoding ATP-binding protein: MRIPSGPGPESFQAFFEALDAPAALCDPTLRLLAVNEAFHRFCADHHVTVEDVAHTLSTVGVPVDHSSCDVELPFAGKPGAVVTLSRRGDVVAVRARIDPELARNRLVVAERALLEQARTEGVLLDLGRSVAEVGGEEELVAAVARGVKELFPSRSFCIRITDSRTGGLTSLYAEGRLKEGAHEPLVLLQRAVEKLNLGRAALPPGRVTVLGEVPLLFVGSTHGVSAPLVASGQLFGAINMEYPEGLDADVQHDERVLLQLASQVAVAVKNAKLIDELTFVRKYLEDLLEKANALILVANRDKQVVVFNQALSALTGFRKEDVLGKDIFWLVPESEHLRLSQVIAAAIRGESVNSFETRLLSREGHEVRVSFATSSMLAHHGEVEGVIAIGQDITVVKELEKRIIHAEKLASIGQLAASVVHEINNPMTAVATYADALLQRSRTTPGANPADQEKLRKILESSHRILRFTRDLVSYARPAQDRPERVQLNAVVDMAVGFCEHVVAQARVSVHREYSELPPLSAVRANLVQVFVNLITNACHAMPPGGSVVLSTRREGQEAVVSVRDTGTGIDPKHLQRIFEPFFTTKPEGKGTGLGLSICQGIVENHGGRLTVESTVGAGTTFSVRLPLPVE, encoded by the coding sequence ATGCGCATCCCCAGCGGCCCAGGGCCCGAGTCCTTCCAGGCGTTCTTCGAGGCGCTCGACGCGCCCGCGGCGCTGTGTGACCCCACGCTGCGGCTGCTGGCGGTCAACGAGGCCTTCCACCGCTTCTGCGCGGACCACCACGTCACGGTGGAGGACGTCGCGCACACGCTGTCGACGGTGGGCGTGCCGGTGGACCACTCGAGCTGCGACGTGGAGCTGCCGTTCGCCGGGAAGCCGGGCGCGGTGGTGACGTTGTCGCGGCGGGGTGACGTGGTCGCCGTGCGGGCGAGGATCGACCCGGAGCTGGCGCGCAACCGGCTGGTGGTGGCGGAGCGGGCGCTGCTCGAGCAGGCGCGCACGGAGGGCGTGCTGCTGGACCTGGGCCGCAGCGTGGCGGAGGTGGGGGGCGAGGAGGAGCTGGTCGCCGCGGTGGCGCGTGGGGTGAAGGAGCTGTTCCCCAGCCGCTCGTTCTGCATCCGAATCACCGACTCGCGCACGGGCGGGCTGACGTCGCTCTACGCGGAGGGCCGGCTGAAGGAGGGCGCGCACGAGCCGCTGGTGTTGTTGCAGCGCGCGGTGGAGAAGCTGAACCTGGGGCGCGCGGCGCTGCCACCGGGGCGGGTGACGGTGCTGGGCGAGGTGCCGCTGCTCTTCGTCGGGAGCACGCATGGCGTGAGCGCGCCGCTGGTGGCGAGCGGGCAGCTCTTCGGCGCCATCAACATGGAGTACCCGGAGGGCTTGGACGCGGACGTGCAGCACGACGAGCGCGTGTTGTTGCAGCTGGCCAGCCAGGTGGCGGTGGCGGTGAAGAACGCGAAGCTCATCGACGAGCTGACGTTCGTCCGCAAGTACCTGGAGGACCTGCTGGAGAAGGCGAACGCGCTCATCCTGGTCGCCAACCGGGACAAGCAGGTGGTGGTGTTCAACCAGGCGTTGAGCGCGCTCACGGGCTTCCGGAAGGAAGACGTGCTGGGCAAGGACATCTTCTGGTTGGTGCCGGAGAGCGAGCACCTGCGGCTGTCCCAGGTCATCGCGGCGGCGATTCGCGGCGAGTCGGTGAACAGCTTCGAGACGCGGCTGTTGTCGCGTGAGGGCCACGAGGTGCGGGTGTCCTTCGCCACGTCGTCGATGCTGGCGCACCATGGCGAGGTGGAGGGAGTCATCGCCATCGGCCAGGACATCACGGTGGTGAAGGAGCTGGAGAAGCGCATCATCCACGCGGAGAAGCTCGCGTCGATTGGCCAGCTCGCGGCCAGCGTGGTGCATGAAATCAACAACCCGATGACGGCGGTGGCCACGTACGCGGATGCGCTGTTGCAGCGCTCGCGGACGACGCCGGGGGCGAACCCGGCGGACCAGGAGAAGCTGCGCAAGATTCTGGAGAGCAGCCATCGCATCCTGCGCTTCACGCGGGATTTGGTGAGCTATGCGCGGCCGGCGCAGGACCGGCCGGAGCGGGTGCAGCTCAACGCCGTGGTGGACATGGCGGTGGGCTTCTGTGAGCACGTGGTGGCGCAGGCGCGGGTGAGCGTGCACCGGGAGTACTCGGAGCTGCCGCCCTTGTCGGCGGTGCGGGCGAACCTGGTGCAGGTGTTCGTCAACCTCATCACCAACGCGTGTCACGCGATGCCGCCGGGCGGCTCCGTGGTGCTGTCGACGCGGCGCGAGGGGCAGGAGGCGGTGGTGTCGGTGCGCGACACGGGCACGGGCATCGACCCCAAGCACCTGCAGCGCATCTTCGAGCCCTTCTTCACGACGAAGCCGGAAGGGAAGGGCACGGGCCTGGGGTTGTCCATCTGCCAGGGCATCGTGGAGAACCACGGTGGCCGGCTCACGGTGGAGAGCACCGTGGGCGCCGGCACGACGTTCTCCGTGAGACTGCCGCTGCCCGTGGAGTGA
- a CDS encoding bifunctional methionine sulfoxide reductase B/A protein, with amino-acid sequence MAFAVFAACTQASGAASGGGALEPGTLAVAKDPRHYEKPSDAELRRTLSPVAYQVTQEAATEPPFRNAYWNHHEEGLYVDVVTGEPLFSSRDKFDSGTGWPSFTKPVDTARVVEKRDEGLGMVRVEVRSKAGDSHLGHLFDDGPRPSGQRYCINSAALRFVSVNDLEKQGYGEWLTLFGRKPTSAAAPKVDVGKALAASGVTETALLAGGCFWGMEDLLRKIPGVLQTDVGYTGGSLERPTYQDVSTGKTGHAESVRVVFDPKVLSYETLLEQWFFRMHDPTTLNRQGNDVGTQYRSALFVLSDRQWQVAEAVKARVDASGKWKRPVVTQIVRAGEFTPAEGYHQDYLVKNPGGYTCHYMRD; translated from the coding sequence ATGGCGTTCGCGGTGTTCGCGGCGTGCACCCAGGCGAGCGGCGCGGCCTCGGGAGGTGGCGCGCTCGAACCGGGGACGCTCGCGGTGGCGAAGGACCCCCGTCACTACGAGAAGCCCTCGGACGCGGAGCTGCGTCGCACGCTCTCCCCTGTCGCGTATCAGGTGACACAGGAGGCGGCGACCGAGCCGCCGTTCCGCAATGCGTACTGGAACCACCACGAGGAGGGGCTCTACGTCGACGTCGTCACCGGCGAGCCGCTGTTCTCCTCGCGCGACAAGTTCGACTCGGGCACGGGCTGGCCCAGCTTCACGAAGCCTGTGGACACCGCCCGCGTCGTGGAGAAGCGAGACGAGGGCCTGGGCATGGTCCGCGTCGAGGTCCGCTCGAAGGCTGGCGACTCGCACCTGGGACACCTGTTCGATGATGGCCCGCGGCCCTCGGGGCAGCGCTACTGCATCAACTCCGCGGCGCTGCGCTTCGTGTCGGTGAATGACCTGGAGAAGCAGGGGTACGGCGAGTGGCTCACGCTGTTCGGTCGCAAGCCCACGAGCGCCGCGGCGCCGAAGGTCGACGTGGGCAAGGCGCTGGCCGCGTCCGGTGTCACCGAGACGGCGCTGCTCGCGGGCGGCTGCTTCTGGGGCATGGAGGACCTGCTGCGCAAGATTCCGGGCGTGCTCCAGACAGACGTCGGCTACACGGGCGGCTCGCTGGAGCGGCCCACGTATCAAGACGTGAGCACGGGCAAGACGGGCCACGCCGAGTCGGTGCGCGTGGTGTTCGACCCCAAGGTGCTCAGCTACGAGACGCTGCTGGAGCAGTGGTTCTTCCGCATGCACGACCCGACGACGCTCAATCGTCAGGGCAATGACGTGGGCACGCAGTATCGCTCCGCCCTCTTCGTGCTCTCCGACCGGCAGTGGCAGGTGGCCGAGGCCGTGAAGGCCCGCGTCGATGCCTCCGGGAAGTGGAAGCGCCCCGTCGTCACGCAAATCGTCCGCGCCGGCGAGTTCACTCCCGCCGAGGGCTACCACCAGGACTACCTGGTGAAGAACCCAGGCGGCTACACCTGCCATTACATGAGGGACTGA
- a CDS encoding GspE/PulE/PilB domain-containing protein, translating to MARKRIGELLLEQRAISVAQLEAGLSAHRKSGQRLGATLIAQGAITEATLAGALSQALGMPQVDLAAVTPEWAAVHMLRARFCEQHDLFPIALESVGGRRQLVVAMSDPLNVPAVEEIEFTTGLKVSVRVAALSAVRGAILRYYHKVPVATASGAAAAPARPAPTARPRPAAPAKPAPATPEEDDEEVIVGEELPPGETTQRTSLAELIRTREEQRKQKREQSAAKPKPASSGGVLDDLDYLFGQAREDPDRVEELERKFWALMRIMARKGLLTSEEFSRELDDEDKPQQG from the coding sequence ATGGCGAGGAAGCGCATTGGCGAGCTGCTCCTGGAGCAGCGGGCGATCAGCGTCGCGCAGCTCGAGGCGGGGCTTTCGGCCCACCGGAAATCGGGCCAGCGGTTGGGAGCGACACTCATCGCGCAGGGGGCGATCACCGAGGCGACGCTCGCGGGGGCGCTGAGCCAGGCCCTGGGGATGCCGCAGGTGGACCTGGCGGCGGTGACGCCCGAGTGGGCGGCGGTGCACATGCTGCGCGCGCGGTTCTGCGAGCAGCACGACCTGTTCCCCATCGCGTTGGAGAGCGTGGGCGGGCGCCGTCAGCTCGTCGTCGCGATGAGTGATCCACTCAACGTGCCCGCGGTGGAGGAGATTGAGTTCACCACGGGACTGAAGGTGAGCGTGCGCGTGGCGGCGCTGTCGGCCGTGCGTGGCGCCATCCTGCGCTACTACCACAAGGTGCCGGTGGCGACCGCGAGCGGCGCGGCGGCGGCCCCTGCCCGGCCCGCGCCCACGGCGCGTCCACGTCCGGCGGCGCCCGCGAAGCCCGCGCCGGCCACGCCCGAGGAGGATGACGAGGAGGTCATCGTCGGCGAGGAGCTGCCGCCGGGTGAGACGACCCAGCGCACGTCGTTGGCGGAGTTGATCCGCACGCGCGAGGAGCAGCGCAAGCAGAAGCGCGAGCAGTCGGCGGCGAAGCCCAAGCCCGCGTCGAGCGGCGGCGTGCTCGATGACCTGGACTACCTGTTCGGCCAGGCGCGCGAGGACCCGGACCGCGTCGAGGAGCTGGAGCGGAAGTTCTGGGCGCTGATGCGCATCATGGCGCGCAAGGGCCTGCTCACGAGCGAGGAGTTCAGCCGCGAGCTGGATGACGAGGACAAGCCCCAGCAGGGCTGA
- a CDS encoding MotA/TolQ/ExbB proton channel family protein, with protein MNLGFLTNLAVLANAGGPERGFFEEIAKRWEAGQWGMYPIAACLVVALSIMVERTIVLFGKASINKEAFLRGLKKHIYAGDLDKAINYVAGQKSTPLTSVIKAGLMNVPKGQDEVQAALDEATLRETPRLEARSGYLAMLGNAAMLAGLLGTVSGLISCFEAVANVNPADKATILANGISEAMNCTGFGLVTAIPCLIAFSVLMGRTQSLVNDINETSVSVLNLIVANKDKFKNLNVPAARDHHDD; from the coding sequence ATGAACCTGGGGTTTTTGACGAATCTGGCCGTGCTCGCCAACGCGGGGGGCCCCGAGCGGGGCTTCTTCGAAGAGATTGCCAAGCGCTGGGAGGCCGGTCAGTGGGGTATGTACCCCATCGCCGCGTGCCTCGTGGTGGCGCTGTCGATCATGGTCGAGCGAACCATCGTGCTGTTCGGCAAGGCCTCCATCAACAAGGAAGCCTTCCTGCGCGGCCTCAAGAAGCACATCTACGCGGGTGACCTGGACAAGGCCATCAACTACGTGGCGGGTCAGAAGTCCACGCCGCTGACCAGCGTCATCAAGGCCGGTCTGATGAACGTCCCCAAGGGCCAGGACGAAGTGCAGGCGGCGCTCGACGAGGCCACCCTGCGCGAGACGCCCCGCCTGGAGGCGCGCTCCGGCTACCTCGCGATGCTCGGCAACGCGGCCATGCTCGCCGGTCTGCTCGGCACCGTGTCGGGTCTCATCTCCTGCTTCGAGGCCGTGGCCAACGTGAACCCGGCCGACAAGGCGACCATTCTCGCCAACGGTATCTCCGAAGCCATGAACTGCACGGGCTTCGGGCTGGTGACGGCCATCCCGTGCCTCATCGCCTTCTCCGTGCTGATGGGTCGCACCCAGTCGCTGGTCAACGACATCAACGAGACCAGCGTCTCCGTGCTCAACCTCATCGTGGCGAACAAGGACAAGTTCAAGAACCTGAACGTCCCCGCCGCTCGGGACCACCACGACGACTGA
- a CDS encoding ExbD/TolR family protein — protein MAGGMDTGQGGKGGKKPLDTAINLTAFIDLMAVTISFLIMTAVWTQIGRLQVSQAGGPSTEEEPPPTETKTVQLTLLITPTELRLSADQSTFDPIPLTKDGKGKTDLSKLVARFKELKAQLPDQTAITLQPEDKVRYEDLVRIIDECIGSGLPQVSVSAAMG, from the coding sequence ATGGCCGGCGGAATGGACACAGGTCAAGGTGGTAAAGGCGGCAAGAAGCCGCTCGATACCGCCATCAACCTGACCGCTTTCATCGATCTGATGGCAGTGACCATCAGCTTCCTCATCATGACGGCCGTCTGGACCCAGATTGGTCGTCTCCAGGTGTCCCAGGCGGGAGGTCCCTCCACGGAGGAGGAGCCGCCCCCGACGGAGACCAAGACGGTTCAGTTGACGCTGCTCATCACCCCGACGGAGCTTCGGCTGTCGGCGGACCAGAGCACGTTCGACCCCATCCCCCTCACCAAGGACGGCAAGGGGAAGACGGACCTGTCCAAGCTGGTGGCGCGCTTCAAGGAGTTGAAGGCGCAGCTGCCGGACCAGACGGCCATCACCCTTCAGCCCGAGGACAAGGTCCGCTACGAGGACCTGGTCCGTATCATCGACGAGTGCATCGGCTCTGGGTTGCCCCAGGTGTCGGTGTCCGCGGCGATGGGCTAG
- a CDS encoding ExbD/TolR family protein: MAIKVPGKRYGKRLQHSKVFGHGAHGKRSGYADLLITPLVDMFVIIVLFLIANFSATGEVLMMTKDIQLPEAVNVAEVEMHPVVMVSGDQVSVSGTIVGRVEDFSKDEYLNIPALEEKLRDMKKQFEDLHAMANDDANTFKGDINIQAHKDVEYAIIKRVMFSCATAGYNNINFAVMTVAPSDGSATAAATH, translated from the coding sequence ATGGCCATCAAGGTTCCAGGCAAGCGGTACGGCAAGCGCCTCCAGCACTCCAAGGTGTTCGGACACGGCGCGCACGGCAAGCGCAGCGGCTACGCCGACCTGCTCATCACGCCGCTGGTCGACATGTTCGTCATCATCGTGCTCTTCCTCATCGCGAACTTCTCCGCGACGGGCGAGGTGCTGATGATGACCAAGGACATCCAGCTGCCCGAGGCGGTGAACGTCGCGGAGGTGGAGATGCACCCCGTCGTCATGGTCTCCGGCGACCAGGTCAGCGTCTCCGGCACCATCGTCGGACGCGTGGAGGACTTCTCCAAGGACGAGTACCTCAACATCCCCGCGCTGGAGGAGAAGCTGCGGGACATGAAGAAGCAGTTCGAGGACCTGCACGCGATGGCGAACGACGACGCCAACACGTTCAAGGGCGACATCAACATCCAGGCGCACAAGGATGTGGAGTACGCCATCATCAAGCGGGTGATGTTCAGCTGCGCCACGGCGGGCTACAACAACATCAACTTCGCGGTGATGACGGTGGCGCCCTCGGACGGGAGCGCCACCGCGGCGGCCACGCACTAG